The following are encoded together in the Thunnus maccoyii chromosome 18, fThuMac1.1, whole genome shotgun sequence genome:
- the galr2b gene encoding galanin receptor 2b: MSDFEDFNKLGGQMNVSESYQLNPTSVIVSVVFSLIFLLGTIGNSLVLAVLLRSGQVGYNTTNLFILNLSVADFFFIIFCVPFQATIYSLEGWVFGSFMCKVVHFFINLTMYASSFTLAAVSVDRYLAIRYPLRSRELRTPCNAVVAMVIIWGLSLVFAGPYLSYYDLIDYANSTVCIPGWEEQNRKVLDTCTFMFGYVIPVLIVSLSYTRTIKYLWTAVDPLDGMSESKRAKRKVTKMIIIVTVLFCICWLPYHVVILCYLYGDFPFNQTTYAFRLLSHCMAYANSCVNPIVYALVSKHFRKGFKKVFSCILSKNGRNKVHVVHVANTVPGFEAASTEVSQMNEENVRQNECEMINRPIAEPREATVTLNLPFQRQT, translated from the exons ATGTCTGATTTCGAGGATTTCAACAAACTAGGAGGGCAGATGAATGTGTCTGAAAGCTACCAGCTGAACCCCACCAGTGTGATTGTGTCGGTGGTCTTCTCGCTCATCTTCCTGCTGGGCACCATTGGCAACAGCCTGGTGCTCGCTGTGCTGCTGCGGAGTGGGCAGGTCGGATACAACACAACCAATCTGTTTATACTCAACCTGAGTGTGGCCGACTTCTTTTTCATCATCTTCTGCGTTCCCTTCCAAGCCACCATCTACTCTCTCGAGGGCTGGGTGTTCGGTTCGTTCATGTGCAAAGTGGTCCACTTCTTCATTAACCTCACCATGTACGCCAGCAGCTTCACCCTTGCTGCTGTGTCTGTTGACAG gTATCTGGCGATTCGTTACCCGCTACGCTCCAGAGAGCTAAGAACCCCTTGTAACGcagtggttgccatggtgatcaTCTGGGGTCTTTCTCTGGTCTTTGCGGGTCCTTATCTCAGCTACTACGACCTGATTGATTATGCCAACAGTACTGTGTGTATCCCTGGCTGGGAGGAGCAGAACCGCAAAGTGCTGGACACGTGCACGTTCATGTTCGGCTATGTCATCCCTGTGCTGATTGTGAGCCTCTCGTACACTCGAACCATCAAGTACCTGTGGACGGCTGTCGACCCCCTGGATGGCATGTCAGAGTCCAAGAGGGCTAAACGCAAAGTCACCAAAATGATCATCATTGTCACCGTGCTTTTTTGCATATGCTGGCTGCCGTACCATGTCGTGATCTTGTGCTACCTGTACGGAGACTTCCCTTTCAATCAGACCACGTATGCCTTCAGGCTCCTCTCTCACTGCATGGCCTACGCCAACTCCTGTGTCAACCCCATCGTGTACGCTCTGGTGTCCAAGCACTTTCGCAAAGGCTTCAAGAAAGTATTTAGCTGTATTCTCAGtaaaaatgggagaaataaGGTCCATGTCGTTCATGTTGCCAACACTGTGCCTGGGTTTGAAGCAGCCTCTACAGAAGTGTCACAGATGAACGAGGAGAATGTACGACAGAATGAATGCGAAATGATTAACAGGCCGATTGCAGAGCCAAGAGAAGCCACAGTGACACTGAATTTGCCCTTTCAGCGGCAGACTTGA